AGATATTTACATGTACATGCTTTTATAGGTGGAAGGAACTCAAGTCATCACCAACTAATATACATACAGAGCGCCATGGTGGAGCCGTGGAGGCGAAGTGCCGGTGCTGCCACTGATCACAACGAGCTAGCGTCGCTGTACACGGCCACTCCGTTCGACACCGTGGCGATCACAATCATGAACAACGCCAGCACCTTGTCCCCCTTCTTCGCTATGCCGTGGCGATCCCTGGCAACGAGGCCCATGAACAAATTAACAGTCGATCATCACGAACAGATTATCCAAGCTTCTTGTCAACTCACTGACCTCAGCGCCATGCCGGCGGGGAAGATGTAGGCGATGGAGACGGCGGCTGTGGCCCCGGTGAACTGGAAGGCGTCCCAGATGTTGGGGATGAAGTTGGCGGCGAGGAAGATGACGGCGAGGAGCGCGGCCGTGAGCACGGCGAACCTCCGGTTGTCGCAGGCCAGCGGCCGGGCCGAAGGGAAGAGCAGTCCGTCCATGTTGAGGCGCAGCGCGTGGAAGACGATGGGGAAGACGAGCATGAGGTGGAGCGCGTAGCTGACCCTGACGGCGTCGTTGAAGACGCCGCCGTAGGGGATGCCGAGGTCCGAGTCGAAGTTGGCCAGCACGTCGTCCAGCGTCTCCTCGCCGAAGAGGAGGAACCCGAAGAAGCTGGTGGTCACGTACACGGTGGAGCACAGCACCAGCGACGCCCGCACGATCGGCCTGATCTGGGCCGGGTCCTTGAGCTCGTTGTGGATGGGGTGCACTGCAGAATTAGCGTGGTGATTCAGGCAGGCAATGTCAGTGCAGGCAGAGCGGCTAGCTCACTGGAGTTGCTCAGTTCAGCAGGCGTGTACGTAGTACCGTTGTAGTGGCAAATGAAGGCGGTGACAAGAACTGGAGCGGCCGTGAAGAGCTTGAAGATGGACGCCCAGGTCCCGTGAACGTCGGGGAACAGCATAGGCATCGGGATCTGCCCTCTTGTCAGTTTGATCATGGCGATTCCGGCGGTGATCACCACGAACACGACGGCCAGTGCCACCGATAGCGCAGAAGTGTATTTCAGAGAATCTAAATCAAAACAGCAAAATGTTCAACAATATAGCCCGTTTATAGTGGAAAGAGCATCTTTTCTCCATTAACTATTGGATATTGCAAAAGTATAGATTTGTTCCTCTGCTTGAGTACCATATTTTTGGAGTTCCTCGACTTCACTAAAAACGGTTTTGAGGATAACGTACGTAGCATTTTTTTCGGTTCCTTGCTTCACTGTAAACGGTTTGATGGTAACTTAGCAGTTTTTCTAGCTTGTGTTAACTCAACTAGTGTAAACTTTTCTCTCAAAAAAACTAGTGTAAACTTTGACAGCGTAATGAAAGGATTTAGAgttttttatatataatttagagaAAATATAAATATTATACTAATGTTACCAAATATTTTGGATAATTAAAGTCAAATTCATAACAACAGAAATATTGTGCAAAACAGGGGAACTAATTAAATTTCTAGTAAACCTTGAAATTCAACAAAGTTAACCCTGGTTTAttcgttattattattattattattattattattattattatttatatccCAATATTTTTGGATAATATATTCTTAAAACAATTATGATTTTTCTATActtcatattttcctttttttccttttctttgtgtGTATATCTTCAAATAAGAATTTGCATTTTTAACAAAAATAAGATCTTGAAATCCATTTTCTGAATTCTGCAAAAAATAAGTAATCATAttcacattttttgaaaatatgttgagttagatttattttttattttgcaatCATTACCATATGTTTGTCGATTTCCCTTTTGATAAAAATGTAGTTTAGAGAAAAATGAGTTTTGAGaatttagttttttttcttgGATATCCTGCCAGAACCGCAATTTCAGATCCCTGGATGATTTCAGATCTCATGTTAAGTTTGTGGTTGGTAGGGGTGACTCTACTAGATTTTGGTTGGGCTGGTGGTTCGGGGATTCCCCCTCGCTTCCCAGTTTCTTGTTTTGTACCCGTCTTGGCCCTCGTCTGAGATTTCTATCTTAGAACTCTCCTGTAATAACTGGGAGCTGGGTTTCAGACGTGATCTCTCTCCTGAAGAGTTAGGTGACCCACATCGCCTCTCTGCCTTTGTTTCCTGTtctctcggaggaggaggactcggTGTCGTGGTCTCACTCACTGTTGGGTCGGTTCTCGATCAAGTCCTTATATTCTAGGTTGATCACGGGCACTGTTATGTCTAAATTCAAGCCTATTTGACAGGCCATGTCTCGTTCAAGATTAAGATTTTCATGTGACAAGCATTGAGGGCAGATTGTCTCCGACTGACCAGATTGGTAAGCGGAATGGGCCGGGTTCTGACAGttgttgcctctctctctcttgaggattctgatcatATATTCTTTCGTTGTGTTCTTGCTAAGTTGGCGTGGAGCTGTAGATGTTTCCTGAAACCCCAACTCTTTTCATGAGCTTAGGTCGATGGCGTCTGGCTGGCAGAGCCAAAGAAAGAGGTTGTTTTGGGTTGGCTTCTCCGTGCTCTGCTGGTCTTTACGGACCATGAAAAATAAATTTACGATCAAGCATATTTTCTCTAACAAACCGGCTGATTGCTTGTTGAAAATGTCTATCTTTTACAGCAGTGAA
This genomic stretch from Hordeum vulgare subsp. vulgare chromosome 6H, MorexV3_pseudomolecules_assembly, whole genome shotgun sequence harbors:
- the LOC123404256 gene encoding amino acid transporter AVT6A-like; translation: MVMPMASAGDGQDTEARRPLLARRHKESEDGLDDGGDASFSGAVFNLSTTIVGAGIMALPATMRVLGLVPGLTLVVLAAVLTDASIELLMRFSNAVGAASYGEAMGDSFGALGRGLLQLCVVVNNIGVMVVYMIIIGDVLSGTSSSGKHHHGVFEGWFGPNRWNGRFAILLITTLAVFAPLTCFKRVDSLKYTSALSVALAVVFVVITAGIAMIKLTRGQIPMPMLFPDVHGTWASIFKLFTAAPVLVTAFICHYNVHPIHNELKDPAQIRPIVRASLVLCSTVYVTTSFFGFLLFGEETLDDVLANFDSDLGIPYGGVFNDAVRVSYALHLMLVFPIVFHALRLNMDGLLFPSARPLACDNRRFAVLTAALLAVIFLAANFIPNIWDAFQFTGATAAVSIAYIFPAGMALRDRHGIAKKGDKVLALFMIVIATVSNGVAVYSDASSL